The Ictalurus furcatus strain D&B chromosome 5, Billie_1.0, whole genome shotgun sequence genome includes a region encoding these proteins:
- the vsig8b gene encoding V-set and immunoglobulin domain-containing protein 8b, with product MIKHCTGFRVSLVALYATSFYLNYVVGIQVTSTGPQTIKKPQGAEIILGCTYSESPSDTGQLDVEWSIVSPDMTQKDKLILSYSGGKEYKLGDPGLMTRLKFVGDPSQGNATIVISSLCVSDTATYQCKVKKPPGIDSRKITLVILVHPSVPKCWVKNGEEVGSTVSLWCKSSEGSTPLIYKWTKENGEALPSTAFQNPQTGELLIYNHSQSYTGNYVCVVSNDVGMEQCKYTLKAYNPTSKAGIIAGAVIGALLLLLLLLFLVWLLVCCYQKQRYEKETANEIKEDAAAPESHLGSRHSSFRSIMGYHPHQGVTYSSIRNSKPRRADSNCRSFSTNQAPSQGPLRYNSRYGYPV from the exons ATGATAAAGCATTGCACTGGATTTAGAGTTTCCTTGGTTGCACTATATGCAACATCATTCTATCTAAATTATGTGG TGGGCATACAGGTGACCTCCACAGGGCCACAAACAATCAAGAAACCACAGGGAGCAGAAATTATTTTGGGCTGTACCTATAGTGAGAGCCCATCTGACACCGGACAGCTGGATGTTGAGTGGTCCATTGTCAGTCCAGACATGACTCAGAAAGACAAGTTG ATCCTGTCTTACTCTGGGGGGAAGGAGTATAAACTTGGTGACCCAGGATTAATGACTCGACTAAAGTTTGTGGGCGACCCCAGTCAAGGAAATGCCACCATTGTCATCTCTTCACTATGTGTCTCTGATACAGCCACCTACCAGTGCAAAGTGAAGAAGCCACCTGGTATAGACTCACGGAAGATCACTTTAGTGATACTTG TGCACCCCTCTGTGCCCAAATGTTGGGTTAAAAATGGTGAGGAGGTAGGAAGTACTGTCTCACTGTGGTGCAAATCATCTGAGGGTTCAACTCCTCTAATCTACAAGTGGACAAAAGAGAATGGTGAGGCATTACCATCCACAGCATTCCAGA ATCCTCAGACTGGAGAACTACTGATCTATAACCATTCACAGAGCTACACAGGgaactatgtgtgtgtggtcagcaATGACGTAGGGATGGAGCAGTGCAAATACACATTGAAAGCATATAATC CAACCAGTAAGGCAGGAATAATTGCTGGGGCTGTGATAGGTGCATTGCTGCTTTTGCTCCTACTCCTATTCCTAGTCTGGCTTCTTGTATGCTGCTACCAGAAGCAACGCTATGAAAAGGAAACTGCCAATGAGATCAA GGAGGATGCTGCAGCACCAGAGAGCCATCTTGGTAGCAGGCACTCTAGTTTCCGCTCCATCATGGGTTACCACCCCCATCAGGGAGTCACCTACAGCTCAATTAGGAACAGTAAACCAAGAAGGGCTGATTCAAACTGCAGAAGCTTCAGTACTAACCAAGCACCATCACAAGGCCCACTAAGATACAACAGCAGATATGGGTATCCTGTATGA
- the LOC128607830 gene encoding uncharacterized protein LOC128607830, with translation MRGRTTSGCGRRSTSPDNNNVNYNQCSINSPAPVIHTIETVSVPRAIKIQRKSRKVCLRNLINIKLNHIEYTASTFNLKLGLLNIRSLASKALIVNEIITDQECNFLCLTETWIKPNEYIALIDASPPGYSYVHQPRSIGRGGGVGLIYSKNLVVTQKPSYKFNSFEILYTGISYVATKNKSIPLIIIYRPPGPYTEFLSEFADFVSNLVVSVDKALIVGDFNIHFDNLEDPLRIAVVSILDSVGINQNVIGPTHNGGHTLDLILTYGLSIENIVIFPQSEVVSDHYLISFIIHIDHNISTSPCYRVKCTYASATAPSFINNLAETSIRFGSPSDPIELNQATESLESTLRYTLDRVAPLNRKIIREKKLAPWYNDQTHTLKQTTRQLERKWRQTKLVIFQTAWKESLLKYRKSLGDARKIYFSTLIGDNKNNSRFLFNTVAKLTRIKPLQRETLNHYIAVKIS, from the exons aTGCGGGGACGAACGACATCAGGCTGtggcagacggag TACATCTCCTGACAATAACAACGTTAattataatcaatgttcaattaatagtccAGCACCtgtaatacatactatagagactgtgtctgttccccgagctataaaaatacagagaaaatctcggaaagtctgtcttcgtaacctaattaacataaaattaaatcatattgaatacacagccagcacttttaatctgaagctaggactattaaacattagatctcttgcatctaaggctcttattgttaacgaaatcattactgatcaggaatgtaattttttgtgtttaacagaaacttggattaaaccaaacgagtacatagcattaattgacgccagtcctcctggatacagttatgtacatcagcctcgttcaattggtagaggaggaggtgttggtctcatctatagtaaaaatctagtcgtcacacaaaaacctagttataaatttaattcttttgaaattctttataccggtataagttatgtagccacaaaaaataagtcaattcctctaattattatttacagacccccagggccatatactgaatttcttagtgaatttgcagactttgtctcaaacctggttgtgtctgttgataaagcattaatcgtcggagattttaatattcattttgataacctggaagaccctctaagaatagcggttgtgtccatcttagactcagtagggattaatcagaacgtaatcgggcctactcataatggtggtcacactcttgatctgatactaacatacggattaagtatagaaaatattgtaatttttccgcagtctgaggttgtctcagaccattatcttatctcgttcataatacatattgatcataatatttccacctcgccttgCTACCGCGTAAAATGTACCTAcgcatcagctactgcaccaagcttcataaataacctcgcagaaacatcaattagatttggatcaccgtcagatccgaTAGAACTcaatcaggcgactgaaagcttggagtcaacactccgctacacgctagatagagtggctccactcaacagaaaaataattagagagaaaaaattagcaccctggtataacgatcaaacgcataccttaaaacagacaactcgacaattagaacgtaaatggcgtcaaaccaaactggtgatattccaaacagcatggaaggagagcctactgaaatatagaaaatctcttggcgatgctagaaaaatctatttctccaccttaataggagataacaaaaacaattctagattcctattcaacacggtagcaaaattaactagaataaaaccactacagagagaaacactcaatcattacatagcagtgaagatttcatga